From the Mahella australiensis 50-1 BON genome, the window ATTTGGCATTTGACGCTGATGAATCGGCTTATACAGGGTTAAAGGCCGTATTGGAAGGCGGCATAGAGGCTAGACCGGATAATGTTGTTATATTTGCCACATCCAACCGCCGTCATCTGGTAAAGGAATACTTCAGCGACAGGATAGGTAGCGACGAGCTGCATGAGGGCGATACCAGGCAGGAGAAATTGTCTTTGGCCGACCGCTTCGGCATTGTGGTGACATTTCTACAGCCGGATCAGGAGGAATATCTTGAGATAGTGGATGGCTTGGCTCGTCAACATGGCATTGAGATGAATATCGGTGAATTGCACAGCATGGCGCTGCAGTGGCAGGCCAAACATAATGGACGTTCCGGACGTACGGCTGCTCAGTTTATAACGTATCTGTTGGCACATAAGGCATAACGTTGCATAGCAGGGCACATATATTAAGCTATGTCCTCCGTAAAATTGCCTTGAGGCTAATCGTTGCCTTCGCCTATGCAAACTGCACTGAACAATCACCCCCGAATAGTCACGATAATAGGTGCTGAAAGCGGGTTAAGATAAAGAAAATTAAAGGGGGAGCGTATGATTTGAAGTCGAAAGAACGTGTGGTGCTAATAATACTTTTGTCGGTATCCTGTTTTATCCCAATGGTTGCTTATGCCAATTCAGCCGAGCCGCCAACATTGATAGTAATTATGAAAAATGCTCCTGAAGATGTTTCCGTTTCAGCAATTTCTGCAGGGAGAATAACGGAAGGCGAGAAAATTGAGAGAGCATGGGAGACGTATTATGTTTTTTATAATGAAGACATCATGGATGATAAAGAAATCACGCTTAGAGTATGCGGAAACGGCACAAGTTATGATCAAGTTATAGAGCAGCAATACTTGACCGGTTACAATAACATCGTTACGTTGGATTTTTCCAAGCGGACCATAACAGAGGGGAAACTACTGTCCCGCTCCATAGTCCTTGTAACGTTACGAGTATCTTTGACTTTGGTCATCGAAGGCATTATATTCTTTTTGTTCGGATTTCGCGATAAGAATAGCTGGATAGCCTTTTTGATTATTAACTTGCTGACACAAGGTGCCTTAAACATTGTTATTAACAGTGTTGCCCCTATCGCTGGCTATATGATTTTAAGCCTTCTTTTTATAGAATTCTTTGTATTTATAGCCGAAATTATAGGAGTACTTGCTTTTATAAAAGAGTATGGAATACTCCGCCGAGTTTCTTTTGTGGTAGTCGCAAATTTGGCAAGCCTTGTTTTAGGCGGCTATTTGATTACTGTTTTGCCCATTTGAACATGCTATACCTTTCTATTTGATATGCGCAAACGGGTCAGAGCGCGGGCAAGGGCCGCCTGTGAGCGGAGGTATTCCTCTTGGCTTAGGCGCTGGCGCAAACGCTCCTCGGCTCGGCGCCGGGCGGCTTCGGCGCGCCGAGCGTCGATCTCTTCTGGCCATTCTACTGTGTCGGATAGTATCGTTACCTTTTGAGGGCGTATCTCTATAAATCCGCCCGATATAGCAGCATCCCTCCATTGACCGCTTTGCTTTATGCGCAGCACGCCTATGCCTATAGGGCATACCAGCGGCTCGTGGCCGGCGAGCACGCCCATATACCCGTCGCTGGTGTAACCGTTGGAAACAGGAAATATTATTTCTTCTACGTCGCCGTCGAAGAACTCGCGATCGGGCGACACTATGTCCAAGTGAAAGGTCAGCATATCAGTGCCCTCCTTGTTTCAGTCTTTCGGCTTTTTGATACACTTCTTCTATATTGCCTACCATTAAAAATGCTTCTTCAGGGACATCGTCCATATGACCGTCGACTATCTCCTTAAAACCCCTTATAGTTTCGTTGAGTGGTACATATTTACCCGGTATGCCGGTGAAACTCTCGGCTACAGAGAACGGCTGCGATAAAAAGCGCTGTATTTTCCTGGCGCGATAAACGGTCAATTTATCATTGTCGCTCAGCTCCTCTATACCGAGTATCGCTATTATATCCTGGAGCTCTTTATAGCGCTCCAGTATCTCTTGTACGTGCCGAGCCGTATTATAATGCTCTTCTCCGAGTATGCGGGCGTCTAATATGCGGGATGTGGAAGACAGCGGGTCGACAGCTGGATATATGCCCATTTCCACTATGTCTCTCGACAGCACGGTCATAGCATCCAGATGGGCGAATATAGCGGCCGGAGCAGGGTCGGTCAAATCGTCGGCCGGCACATATACGGCTTGGACAGATGTAATAGAGCCGCTTTTTGTTGAGGTTATGCGCTCCTCAAGAGAGCCTACGTCTTGAGCTAATGTGGGCTGATAACCCACTGCCGATGGCATCCTGCCCAAAAGAGCCGATACTTCCGAACCCGCCTGTACATATCGAAATATGTTGTCTATGAACATTAGGACATCCTGGTGCTCTACATCGCGAAAATATTCGGCCAACGTAAGGCCCGTCAAAGCCACGCGCATGCGCGCACCGGGCGGTTCATTCATTTGACCGAATACCATGGCGGTTTTATCCAACACGCCGGATTCTTTCATTTCGTTCCATAGTTCATTGCCCTCGCGCGTGCGCTCACCGACTCCGGTGAATATCGAAAACCCCCCGTGCTCAGTAGCTATATTGTGTATAAGTTCCATTATGAGGACGGTTTTACCCACACCAGCACCACCGAATAAGCCTATTTTGCCACCTCTGGGATATGGTGCTAACAGGTCTACTACCTTTATACCGGTTTCAAATACCTGACTGACCGGTTGCTGTTCTGAAAATGCAGGGGCCTCCCTATGTATGGGCATGTAATCAGTAGCTTCTACATCGCCGCTGTCATCTATGGGCTGTCCCAATACATTAAATAGGCGGCCCAGCACACCTCGCCCTACCGGTACTTTTATTGGTCCGCCTGTATCAGCGGCTTCCATGCCGCGCTGTAAACCGTCAGTGGAGGCCAAGGCTATGCAGCGGACTACGTCGCTGCCGAGATATTGTGCTGTTTCTACTACTACCTTCCTGTTATCAGCGCTGATCTCTAAAGCATTATTCAGATTGGGCAGATATCCGTTATTGAACCGTATATCCACTACCGGTCCTATAATCGATATCACATGCCCTATATTATTGTTCGTACTCAATGTCATTACTCCTTTGCAATAGCGTTGGCGCCGCCTATAATTTCGGCCATTTCCTGTGTGATGGCCCCCTGGCGTACGGTGTTGTAGGTCAATGTAAGGTCTTTTAACAATTCATCTGCATTATCTGTAGCAGTCTGCATGGCTAACATGCGGGCACTGTGCTCGCTGGTGAAAGACTCTACCAATGCGCCGTATATGAGGCCTTTTATATATTCAGGCACCAGTACCCTGAATACCGCATGGCGCGACGGTTCATATTTTATAAATTCTCTTATGCCGTTATTATCCTCATCCAACTTTAGGCGTTCGGTCTCCAGCGGCAGCAGACGCAAAGTCCTTGGTTCTTGCCGGGTACCGCTTACCAATTCAGTATATATTATATATATCTCATCCAGCAACTGCTGATTATATAGTCTTACCATCATATCGGCTATATCCCTGGCATTATATATACTCGGGTCTTGCGCCGTGTATAAGAATTCAACATCTATAGTATAACCGTGGCTTACAAAGTAACGCCTGCCAACTTCACCTACGACGAATAGTGAGCGCTTAGGCTTATCATTCATCTGAGCCACCGCTTCTTTTATAACATTGTGATTGTATGCTCCGCATAAGCCCCGGTCTCCAGTGATTACTATATATCCTATTCTTTTTGGACGGTCACCTATGTCGCGCCATATAAAATGACTGGTTACATCGGGCGAATGCTGGAGGATATCGGTCATGGTTTCGCGTATCTTATGGTAGTAGGGCAGAGTTGCATTTAGTTGTGCACGCGCCCGCCTCACCTTTGTGGTGGATATGAGATACATGGCCTTGGTTATTTGCTGTGTTTCTCCGACACTCTTTATATGCTCCAGCAACTCACTTCTGCTCGGCATTTTTGTCACTCAGCCTTTGCTTATATTCTTCTATAAAATCATGCAATGCTTGTTTTATACTTGCTTCGGTATCATCATCTATTGTACCTGTTTGTTGTATAAACTGCATGGCTTGTGCCGCATGGAGCTCCATGTACTCGATTAATGACGGTTTTAGGTCATTTATAGCCTCCACAGGAATACCTTCGAGATAGTTGTTTATAGCTGCATAGAGCAGTACCACTTGATGGCTGACCGGCAGGGGTTTATATTGTTCCTGCTTTAACATCTCCGTGATTCTTTCGCCGCGTGCCAGGCGCCGGCGCGTGTTATCGTCCAGCTCGGCTCCAAATTGAGCAAAGGCGGCCAGCTCGCGGTATTGTGCCAGCTCCAGACGGAGTGTACCGGCGATTTTTTTCATCGCTTTGGTCTGAGCGGCGCCGCCTACCCTGGATACCGACAGGCCGACATTTACGGCCGGTTTGACACCAGCTAGGAACAATTCGTTTTCAAGATATATCTGACCGTCGGTTATGGATA encodes:
- the atpC gene encoding ATP synthase F1 subunit epsilon, coding for MLTFHLDIVSPDREFFDGDVEEIIFPVSNGYTSDGYMGVLAGHEPLVCPIGIGVLRIKQSGQWRDAAISGGFIEIRPQKVTILSDTVEWPEEIDARRAEAARRRAEERLRQRLSQEEYLRSQAALARALTRLRISNRKV
- the atpG gene encoding ATP synthase F1 subunit gamma, with product MPSRSELLEHIKSVGETQQITKAMYLISTTKVRRARAQLNATLPYYHKIRETMTDILQHSPDVTSHFIWRDIGDRPKRIGYIVITGDRGLCGAYNHNVIKEAVAQMNDKPKRSLFVVGEVGRRYFVSHGYTIDVEFLYTAQDPSIYNARDIADMMVRLYNQQLLDEIYIIYTELVSGTRQEPRTLRLLPLETERLKLDEDNNGIREFIKYEPSRHAVFRVLVPEYIKGLIYGALVESFTSEHSARMLAMQTATDNADELLKDLTLTYNTVRQGAITQEMAEIIGGANAIAKE
- the atpD gene encoding F0F1 ATP synthase subunit beta, with the translated sequence MTLSTNNNIGHVISIIGPVVDIRFNNGYLPNLNNALEISADNRKVVVETAQYLGSDVVRCIALASTDGLQRGMEAADTGGPIKVPVGRGVLGRLFNVLGQPIDDSGDVEATDYMPIHREAPAFSEQQPVSQVFETGIKVVDLLAPYPRGGKIGLFGGAGVGKTVLIMELIHNIATEHGGFSIFTGVGERTREGNELWNEMKESGVLDKTAMVFGQMNEPPGARMRVALTGLTLAEYFRDVEHQDVLMFIDNIFRYVQAGSEVSALLGRMPSAVGYQPTLAQDVGSLEERITSTKSGSITSVQAVYVPADDLTDPAPAAIFAHLDAMTVLSRDIVEMGIYPAVDPLSSTSRILDARILGEEHYNTARHVQEILERYKELQDIIAILGIEELSDNDKLTVYRARKIQRFLSQPFSVAESFTGIPGKYVPLNETIRGFKEIVDGHMDDVPEEAFLMVGNIEEVYQKAERLKQGGH